A genomic segment from Methanomicrobia archaeon encodes:
- the argB gene encoding acetylglutamate kinase, translating into MKREEVLIEALPYIREFYGSKIVIKMGGHALVDESIMDKITQDLVLLRFVGICPIVVHGGGPEITRLMERLGKKPTFVGGLRITDDETMEIAQMVLVGNMNERIVSLIGKHGGKSIGLSGNDGALIVAKKKRKQKVGRAGEEQEVDLGWVGEIEAINAEILTLTSEQGYIPVISPIAVDTAGNSLNVNADSVAGEIAVTIKAKKLILLTDVPGVLSDPDDLTTLIARTTPLELQELIAKKVIGAGMIPKVEAGLRAAEGGVTAHIIDGRKPHSILLELFTDEGIGTMIG; encoded by the coding sequence ATGAAACGAGAAGAGGTCCTGATCGAGGCGTTGCCGTATATTCGTGAGTTTTACGGCTCGAAGATCGTGATCAAGATGGGCGGGCATGCATTAGTCGATGAAAGTATCATGGACAAGATCACGCAGGATCTGGTGCTGCTCCGCTTCGTTGGCATCTGCCCCATCGTAGTGCACGGCGGCGGCCCTGAGATTACGCGGCTGATGGAGCGGCTGGGTAAGAAGCCCACCTTCGTCGGCGGGCTTCGTATTACGGACGACGAGACCATGGAGATCGCGCAGATGGTGCTCGTGGGTAACATGAACGAGCGCATCGTCTCCCTCATTGGCAAGCACGGCGGCAAAAGTATCGGGCTCTCGGGCAACGATGGCGCATTGATCGTGGCGAAGAAGAAGCGGAAGCAGAAGGTCGGCCGCGCGGGCGAGGAGCAGGAGGTCGACCTCGGGTGGGTCGGCGAGATCGAGGCGATCAACGCGGAGATCCTCACGCTCACGAGCGAGCAGGGCTATATTCCCGTGATCTCGCCCATCGCCGTCGATACCGCGGGCAATAGCCTCAACGTCAACGCCGATTCCGTCGCCGGCGAGATCGCGGTCACGATCAAGGCGAAGAAGCTGATACTGCTCACCGATGTCCCCGGCGTGCTGAGTGATCCCGACGACCTAACCACCTTAATAGCCCGGACAACGCCCCTCGAGCTCCAGGAGCTCATTGCCAAGAAAGTCATTGGTGCGGGCATGATCCCGAAGGTTGAGGCAGGCCTCCGTGCCGCTGAAGGCGGCGTCACCGCGCATATCATCGACGGCCGCAAGCCGCACTCGATCCTCCTCGAGCTCTTCACTGATGAAGGCATCGGGACGATGATCGGCTAA
- a CDS encoding bifunctional N(6)-L-threonylcarbamoyladenine synthase/serine/threonine protein kinase, translating to MTLILGLEGTAWNLSAALVDESDVLAEAVSTYQPKYGGIHPREAAQHHATELKAVISRVFRKAQETYPEFSLSQIDGVAFSQGPGMGPCLRTVATAARALALTLKRPLLGVNHCIAHIEVGRWQCKTNDPVVLYVSGANSQVLAYRAGHYRIFGETLDIGIGNALDKFARHLGLSHPGGPKIEELALQGRSYIELPYVVKGMDLSFSGLTTAAKETYDKQPGARADICYSFQETAFAMLTEVTERAMGHLGKDELLLAGGVGANRRLQQMLQTMSEDRDGRFFVPAKKFLGDNGIMIAYLGLLMLTCGSITPIEQSQVRPNYRPDDVEVTWRE from the coding sequence ATGACGCTCATCTTAGGCCTCGAAGGCACTGCATGGAACCTCAGTGCGGCACTCGTCGATGAGTCTGACGTACTAGCCGAGGCCGTCTCGACCTATCAGCCGAAATACGGCGGCATTCATCCCCGTGAGGCCGCGCAGCATCATGCCACGGAACTAAAAGCGGTCATCTCGCGCGTCTTCCGCAAAGCGCAGGAGACCTACCCTGAGTTCTCCTTGAGCCAGATCGACGGCGTCGCCTTCTCTCAGGGCCCGGGCATGGGTCCTTGTCTCCGTACCGTCGCAACCGCAGCACGGGCGCTCGCGCTCACGTTGAAACGGCCGTTACTGGGGGTGAATCACTGTATCGCGCATATTGAGGTGGGCCGCTGGCAGTGCAAGACGAACGATCCGGTGGTTTTGTACGTCAGCGGTGCAAACTCGCAGGTGCTCGCCTACCGTGCCGGCCACTACCGGATATTCGGGGAGACGCTCGATATCGGCATCGGCAATGCGCTCGACAAATTCGCCCGGCACCTCGGGCTCAGCCATCCCGGCGGCCCGAAGATCGAGGAGCTGGCCTTACAGGGTAGAAGCTATATCGAGCTGCCCTATGTCGTGAAGGGCATGGATCTCTCCTTCTCCGGGCTCACAACGGCGGCAAAGGAGACCTATGATAAACAGCCCGGGGCACGAGCTGATATCTGCTATTCCTTCCAGGAGACGGCATTCGCCATGCTCACGGAAGTCACGGAGCGCGCAATGGGGCATCTCGGTAAGGATGAGCTGCTGCTGGCCGGCGGCGTGGGTGCGAATCGGCGTTTGCAGCAGATGCTCCAGACGATGTCCGAGGATCGTGACGGACGGTTCTTCGTCCCCGCGAAGAAGTTCCTGGGCGATAACGGGATCATGATCGCTTATCTCGGGCTGCTCATGCTCACCTGCGGTTCGATAACGCCGATCGAGCAGTCGCAGGTGCGGCCCAATTACCGTCCCGATGATGTCGAGGTCACGTGGCGCGAGTAG
- a CDS encoding NAD(P)/FAD-dependent oxidoreductase produces the protein MIAESYDVVVVGAGPAGSYTAKTAAEHGLDVLLIERNAEIGVPVKCAEGVSREIERYVELDPRWICTEVKGISTYGPDGTAVTLSVEGSDIAGYVLERRLFDNYLAQQAARAGAEVQVKTQAYDLVQENGYAKGVYVRTPEANERRILADVVVGADGVESRVGRWAGIDTRLPLSDVCTCAEFLMSDITVDEHYLETYFGREIAPKGYLWIFPKGKRCANVGLGIGGDVSGEGHRARDYLRSFVKHRFPDGKVLAEIYGVVPLSGPVYETVANGVVLVGDAARHVQPITGGGILQAVQGGRIAGDVIAKAVKEQNVSKKRLREYEKRWKREFGRVLEVGLKAKNIVLNLNEQELTKFFQPLGGEIKLKEYSERAFLKTLIMKNPRILVSLVKTIF, from the coding sequence ATGATCGCGGAGTCTTATGACGTCGTTGTGGTCGGTGCAGGCCCTGCGGGCAGTTACACGGCGAAGACCGCTGCGGAGCACGGTCTGGACGTGCTGCTCATCGAGCGCAACGCGGAGATCGGTGTGCCGGTGAAGTGCGCGGAAGGCGTGAGCAGGGAGATCGAGCGGTATGTGGAGCTTGATCCGCGGTGGATCTGCACGGAGGTGAAAGGCATATCCACGTACGGCCCAGACGGCACGGCGGTGACGCTCTCGGTTGAGGGCTCTGACATTGCGGGTTACGTGCTGGAGCGGCGGCTCTTTGACAACTATCTGGCGCAGCAGGCGGCGCGTGCGGGTGCCGAGGTGCAGGTGAAGACGCAGGCCTATGACCTGGTGCAGGAGAACGGGTACGCAAAGGGCGTGTACGTGCGGACGCCAGAAGCTAACGAGCGGCGCATTTTGGCGGATGTTGTGGTCGGTGCGGACGGTGTAGAGTCACGGGTGGGCCGCTGGGCGGGAATCGATACGCGATTGCCCCTATCAGACGTATGCACCTGTGCGGAGTTCCTTATGAGCGATATCACTGTAGACGAGCACTATTTGGAGACATACTTCGGCCGTGAGATCGCGCCAAAGGGCTATCTCTGGATATTCCCGAAGGGCAAGCGCTGCGCGAACGTCGGACTAGGAATAGGCGGTGACGTCTCTGGTGAGGGGCATCGCGCACGCGATTATCTGCGCTCGTTTGTCAAGCACCGGTTCCCGGACGGCAAGGTGCTGGCGGAGATCTATGGTGTGGTGCCCCTGAGCGGGCCCGTTTACGAGACCGTTGCGAACGGTGTAGTTTTAGTGGGCGATGCGGCACGGCACGTGCAGCCGATCACGGGCGGTGGAATTCTGCAGGCGGTCCAGGGCGGCAGGATCGCGGGCGACGTGATTGCGAAGGCCGTGAAAGAGCAGAACGTCTCGAAGAAGCGATTACGGGAATACGAGAAACGGTGGAAGCGCGAGTTCGGGCGGGTGCTCGAGGTGGGCTTGAAGGCGAAGAACATCGTGCTGAACCTGAACGAGCAGGAGCTGACAAAGTTCTTCCAACCCCTCGGCGGCGAGATCAAGCTGAAAGAGTACAGTGAACGCGCGTTTTTGAAGACGCTCATCATGAAGAATCCACGGATTCTCGTGAGTCTCGTGAAGACGATCTTTTGA
- a CDS encoding sodium-dependent transporter, with product MREKWSSSIGFILASIGSAVGIGNIWRFPYIVGENGGGAFLIPYIIAVFLFGMPLMMLEFALGRHFQTSVVPTFSAIGKRFRIAGIFIVLGISMILSYYLVITGWVLAYSLFFIADISVPFSVFTASYYPLLFFLCSGGITFFVVMAGVKGGIEQMAKILIPLLFIMLLLLLAFSLSLPGAGQGMRFYLTPDFERLTDPFVWTAAFGQAFFSLSVGFGILLTYGSYMREEHIAKSAGIITISDLFIAILSGIVIFPLVFSFGLDPASGVQLAFVALPPVFQELRFGLFLGAVFFLLLFFAAITSSVSMLEVPVATLIDQYGFERKKAATVASLLIMLTGLPAALSYTALKLELFGTPLLDLKDFLFGTIGLILAGLILSITAGWFLDSRIIFKEIRGGRVAQKLFTGIIKFLIPTILLINLVVRLL from the coding sequence ATGCGAGAGAAATGGTCATCGAGCATCGGTTTTATCCTTGCCAGCATTGGCTCCGCAGTGGGTATCGGTAATATCTGGCGGTTCCCGTATATCGTGGGCGAAAATGGCGGCGGAGCATTCCTGATCCCGTACATCATCGCGGTTTTTCTCTTTGGCATGCCGCTCATGATGCTCGAGTTCGCTCTGGGAAGGCATTTCCAGACCTCGGTGGTGCCGACGTTCAGCGCCATAGGAAAAAGGTTCAGAATAGCGGGCATCTTCATCGTCCTCGGCATCAGTATGATCCTGAGCTATTATCTGGTAATTACCGGCTGGGTGCTCGCCTATTCACTCTTCTTCATCGCTGACATCTCCGTGCCTTTCTCGGTCTTCACCGCATCGTATTATCCGCTGCTCTTCTTCCTGTGCTCAGGCGGCATAACCTTCTTTGTGGTCATGGCAGGTGTGAAGGGGGGAATCGAACAAATGGCCAAAATACTTATTCCGCTCCTGTTCATCATGCTGCTGCTACTCCTTGCCTTTTCACTCTCGTTGCCCGGTGCTGGTCAGGGCATGCGGTTCTATCTCACCCCGGACTTCGAACGGCTTACTGACCCCTTTGTATGGACTGCAGCATTTGGTCAGGCATTTTTTTCGCTGAGCGTGGGTTTTGGTATCCTGCTCACCTACGGTAGCTATATGCGGGAGGAGCACATTGCGAAAAGCGCAGGTATCATAACGATATCCGATTTGTTTATCGCAATTCTATCAGGAATCGTGATATTCCCCCTGGTTTTCTCGTTCGGTCTCGACCCTGCATCAGGAGTGCAGCTTGCCTTTGTTGCTCTGCCACCCGTATTCCAGGAACTGCGTTTTGGGCTTTTCCTGGGCGCTGTATTCTTCTTACTGCTTTTCTTCGCTGCTATAACCTCTTCGGTTTCCATGCTCGAAGTGCCAGTAGCGACCCTTATTGATCAGTATGGATTCGAGCGTAAAAAGGCGGCTACTGTGGCTTCATTACTCATCATGCTTACCGGGCTCCCCGCAGCATTGAGCTACACCGCCCTCAAATTAGAACTGTTCGGTACGCCTCTTCTCGACCTCAAGGATTTCCTATTCGGCACGATCGGACTCATACTAGCAGGCCTGATCTTAAGCATAACTGCAGGCTGGTTTCTCGATTCGCGGATCATCTTCAAGGAGATTAGGGGCGGCAGAGTGGCGCAGAAGCTGTTCACGGGCATCATCAAATTTTTGATACCCACCATTCTTCTTATCAACCTTGTGGTGAGGCTGCTCTAG